Part of the Hevea brasiliensis isolate MT/VB/25A 57/8 chromosome 16, ASM3005281v1, whole genome shotgun sequence genome is shown below.
GTATTTAATTTACGACATCGTAATGAAAATTTTTTGCATTCTGAAGTAGattgataaattattatttacagAATAATTCAATAAACTTCTCTAAAAAAATAGAAACTATAATGAACATAATAAACCCATATATAAGTTTCTTAAATCATTTAGTAAAAAATAACTTATCAATTTActctaaaatacaataaatatttaCCAAAATGTGACAAGTGGCGcactattagattttttttttctttttgtcgcTTTTGTCTATGTTCCTCTAATAATTTTACAATATCTATTGATAACATGTAGTGACATGTAAATATTAATAGACCTATaagacaataaaaaaaattataacaatagttataatttaattaatgttAGGAAAGTTAAGGGTCATAATTATAAATTAGATAAATCAAAAAAATCTTTTTATTTTTGACTATAATTATAAAATCATGTATTTAattctttataaaaaaaattatgacaatAATTACGGTTTAATTCATTCTAAGAAAActaaaaattgtaattataaattatataaatcaatatcacacattaaaaattaaattagtcacTTTCTAATGCAAAGAGAAGATATAATGTCCAAACAACATTTTCTCTCAAACCtactaaataatattttaataaccaAGGCATGAAAAGAAGATGTCAATCAATTTGCACAAATATTACTAAGGTTATCTTcatcttttaaaaatttatttatatacatCTTGTTTGTATCTTATTATTTGTTCTATATATttattgtcaattttttttttttttatatttttacaattttttttaattatttttaaagtattttaaataaattaaatatacatatatagaaaaaattatatagtcatgtttttatttaattaaataatataccaataatgattatacattgacaaaagccttattataataaaaataaaaacatttaaatgaaatataactaatgagtttttaataatttatatattagcaTTATCAAGAATCATAatctattatataattttaacacatgaaaattttgaaataccaAAAAGAGTGACACTCGACAACTTTTTAGTATTCCTTTTTCATAAATCAATTTTATAATAGAGCAAATCTTACCTGCATGTAATATTTACATAGATATATAAATATAGATCATACAGATGTAAATAAAGATGTTCCTTTTTAATTGACTCTATCTCAATAGCTTTCCTCAATTTAAAAGGATTGGTATTTTCCTTGTATAAAACAATATTTATATAGAGAGCACAAGAAAATGTTCTACctcctttcaatttattttctTCTGTTAATTGAGCTCTAACTGAAGTTTGAACTCACGTCTCTGGAAACAATTTCAATGCTATTGAGTCAAGTTATTAGTTTCTTTCATCTATTTGTACTACTGCACCCCCAAGGGCTAAAATATTTCCCTCCTTAAGCTTTCAAGTATTAGCATAACCTTAATATGCCACTTTAGTGACTaactatttattattatataccaATATGCTCGCTATAAATCTCTAATGTAAATACAATCTAGCTCTAGAAACATGCTTACATAATCTGTGAACATAGAAATAGAAAATGCAGACAGTCACTGTTGAATGGTAGATTGCAGAAGCATCTCAACAACTTTTCTCATGGTGGGTCTTGCATCTTTGTCTTCATGTACACATGTTAGGGCCACCCTAACAAGAATTTTCATCTGGGTCTTGTCATATTTTCCTGCTAATTTAGGGTCTACAATCTTTTCCATCATCAAATCTATATCATTAGCTTCTTTAATCTTTTCTTGCATCCATGAAACCAGCCTTCTGTCCTCTATATCTGCTATTGGGCTCTTTCCAGTTACTATCTCCAATAAGACCATTCCATAGCTATAAACATCTATTTTGGATGTGATTGGCAGATTCAAAACCCACTCTGGAGCGATGTAACCTCTAGTCCCTCTTATCCTTGAAAGCCTTGAAATTTCATGGCTATCTCTTTTCAGTGGATGAGATAGGCCAAAATCTGACACCTTTGGCTGGTAATCATAGTCTAGGAGTATGTTTTGAGGCTTCACATCACAGTGTAGAACCCACTCTAAGCACTCTTCATGTAAATAAGCAAGAGCTTTGGCTGTACCCAAGGCAATGCTAAACCTCTTTTCCCAATCAAGGGCATTAGAAGAGAGATTTTCTGCCAATGATCCATGCTCCATGTACTTGTAAACCAGAAGCCTCTGCTTTCCCTCTGCACAATATCCCCACATTTCTATTAAGTTCATGTGATTAAGCTTCCCAATGACATTAACTTCCGCCTGGAATTCTTCTTCTCCTTGGTTAGCTTCGTTGATCAATCTCTTTATTGCTGCAACTCTATGATCACAAAGTATACCTTTGTAGACAATTCCTCCAGCTCCTCTTCCAATTTCTTCCCTGAAACCCCTAGTTGCCTTTTTCAGCTCGGCATAGGTGAATTTTCTAAAGCCTGTTGCAATTTGAAGGTAACCTGGCTTAACTGCACCCATGTCCTGGTGCGTTCTGATCAAGCAACACCATACCAAGAAAATACAAAAGTACTCAATTGCTCCAATGATCAAAGCAAACCAAAGGACAAGCTTTAGGGATCCATTTTCATGGTGTTTTGCATATACTCTGCCAAGCTGCTTTGCAACTTCTCCAGAGCAAATTAGTCTTAATTCTTCTACAGGCTGATGGAAGAAGGGACTTGTTTTCGGCACTTTTAAGTAAAGATCTCCTTCAAAATTCGGTGAAAGACGCCCGTTTAGTAACAGTGTCTTTGCGAAACAATAAGGAACGTTACTAGGATAATCGTGCTTGATGAATTTGAATTGGAACCCTTTGCAATCACATCTTTGAGAGCATAGATTTTCACACATATCTAATGTGTAATTTGGAAAGAAGGCAAAGTCATACCCGTAAAACTCAACATGAGTTAGTCGAAGATAAGTTGTCTCACTTGTTGAACAAGAAAGATTGAATTCTGGTTCACAACCCAAAGACCAGTCAGTTACATCTTTCATCTTGAATCCTTGAAGGCAGGAACATTTCCTGCCAGAGCTAGGAACATAGTTGCAGATACTGTTAGGTCCACAACTTCCGTGAATCTTGCACGGTTCAGACATGGCTTGCCATGAAACCGTCCATTTGTCTTTCCTATCTTCTCGACTGTACAATCGAAGATTACCATCGAAATCAATGGTCAGCCTTCTCTGGATTGTCATCCCATAATCTGCTGACATAAAACTGAAATTATCAGATGAACTGAAATTCCCCAAAGAATCGAAACTTGCAGTTCTACTGTTGTTGTAAGTAGATCTACCAGCTTCCCAGCTCAAAAGCTCAGGATCCGGCCAATAAATGCTTGAAGTATCAGGGCCATCATAAAGGAGACGGAGAACATTATCGTTATCGAAGTAAAGCTTAAAGAATCCTGAACTATAGTTGCTTTGACTTCTTGAGGACACAAGCTGCTTATCTTTGGCAAGTAGCTGCAGAGGAAGCAGAGTATCCGCGGGAAAATCGAAGCTTTGCCAAAGAACCTCACCTTCTAAGTTCTGCAGTGCAAGATTGCCACTGTCCTGAAGATGTAAATGCACTGAAGTTTCTGAAACAGTGTCCGTAGCCCAAACTGTGACTGGATCAGCATCAGTTAATATAAGATTACCAGATTTTAGCAAAGAGAGCTCTGAACGTTTCCCATTAACTGGATGGTCACGGTTTGCCATCCAAACTACGGTGCAATTATTGTTGCAGAAGGGTTCATTGAACCATATGGCAAAGCAGTAAGCGTTTTTGCCAACGGGGAAGAATCCGGCAGTGAAAGTGCCACTTGGTGAGATCAAAACATCATTTGCGTTCTCCACTGATAAAGATGAGCCTTTGCTTAGAGTATCAGAAGCTGAAGACAGGAATGGAGAGGATAGAATTAAAGGCAGAGCAAGCACTAAAAATGGAATTGCCATGGATTTTGTGAAAGCTCAAGCAATAAGTGTTGCGATTTCCTCCAAAACTATGATAACATTGGTTATTTATACAAGGGACTGAGTATGATATAGTTCTTGAAAATTTAATCTAGAGTTAAATTTGACTAGAAAGATTCTTCAATTCTATTGAAAAATCAGTCGTTGGAGAGTAATGAAAAAAGAAATTAACGTTCATTTGACGGCCTTGTAAAAGATGTCATCATTAAATAATAAAACGAACACAAATTTAGCCACGATTGAGTGTTGAATGAGCTTATGGGtgcgtgtgtgtgtatatatatatatatatatatatatatatatatatatatatatatatatatatatatatatatatatatatatatatatatatatatatatatatattgttttttctatttatatttttaatataaataataatcatACTTTTTGTGGGCCTTGTGCATAATGATATCATatgaataatttatatttaaaatataaatataaacaaAATGATTAACATGGAAATTCACCAAAATatgcataataatttttttttttaataatttttaattttctacaatCCATCAAACGGCACCATGATGAATTATTATAAGCTGTAAGTTGATGGCGGCTCTGtccaaataaaatataaattagagCAAATTGAATGATATGCAGCAAATTCCaactactatatatatatatatatatatgatttggtGCGCCATTCCTCCCATTAATTAGCAGACGTTATCGCAATTAATTCTCCAACTCCCAATCTTGCTATTATCGACTATTATATATCCTCTCTTTCCATTGGCCCTTTATGataattttcataataaattctataatttttaccacttttatattatttttcaagTCAAAATTGATGTTAAAAATCTAAGTCTCATGTTTCCTTCTTCAttactaagaaaaatatatgtcaGCTATTGATCCATACTAATTCAAACTTCTTAATCTATAATTTTCTAAAATCTTTATATATATACTCCCCATAATCTTGGAATAATACACTCATAAAGTTGTGAGaatgaaatatatttatataaaataataaatgtaaaatttaaattaaatatttatatttagagagtaaacttttttatttattagaaataaatatttataattgcaataataataatgaaacaaAATATGCATCTACTATCTGTCTCTATTagacattttaaattattattacattgttttaaaaaaaatatatatttatatgattAAATAATGTCAAGTTGtcgataaattatattttttttattaaaagagaGAATAAAAAAATGAGAGTGACTGCCTATAAATATAGAACTTTTTAATTACATataataattattcaatttactCATCCCTAAGGATtcacacatatatataaattttatatttttatttttagaaaataaattttattttatccaagtcttataaaaaataatagaatttacaaagaaattttattgttaatatataagatcttaaatataaaaattcattTGTCTTAAAAAAAAgttcatttataaataaaaataaaaaattatttattaattgtttctaagtataatgtatttaaaatttaataaattttataaaaaaaattaaaatttaatcattttttataaaaatacccGGACAGAGTataaagagattttttttttttaatctcattaGTACTATAATTTCGCTTCTACTGTTTATGTGGTGGCTCTTCCAATATTTTCCCAGATGTTTCTGTTTCATTAGCCATGTATTTTAGAAAGAGCAAAGCTTTAGCATATAAGTCAACTATTTCTCACTCAGCAGCCACGTGATGTGAtggaattataataataataataatattttttttccttttaatcagGAAATACAATTATTTTAACTCATCAAAATCTAGCAAATCATGACCCCCTAGTGATCACGTTGATAGGAGAGTGTACTGATAGTGATATTTATGAAAACTGTTGACTCAGGGATTGCAAAATTATTTTTAGGTAAATTATTATCAAATCCTTATAGTTTATAAAAAATAACTAGTTAATCTGTATTCTttttaaacttaattaaaatgTCCCTGCATATTGAAAAATCAATTTCTTTAGTCCTTATATTAGATATATGTTACACAAAACATTAATCAACTCATTTTAGCTTTGATAAGAGGAATTAAATGTTGTAGATAGTTAAAATTATAAAACCTAAATAGTATTGATATGCGATCACAAGTGTACAGAATCAcacaaataatataataaagagtAAAGTATTATTCTCATGagattatttttaattactaaaattTGTGTCAATTATACTAATATCAAGATGATAAAAATGGATTAAacttaagaaattaaaattgaactaaaaaaatgaaattaactaCAATTGAAAATTAACTAACAAAGGCAATAAAAATCTAAGGTTAAAACCAATTAAAAATGTGGTAGGGATATTGACTTCACTTACCTAAtaaaatctcaattaattttatcTAATAATCACTTCAACTTTCTTTGCAAgggtaataataaaaaattatctaaTAATTCCTCCGGGGCATTATCAAACTTTGTAATTAACAGAAGTAATTCATATTTTCCAATAAAAACTACTCAATTAATTACAACATTAAGGCAAGATTATTATAAAAAAACCCCACAGACCCACTTTTAATTCCCACTCTTACTTGAAAATATATGATGGTAGCTATCAAATCAAATTTATAATAATGCTTCCTAGCCAAAATTATAACTCACTTATCAATTAAGTATCAATTATAATACCCAAAAGTATTAATATCAAAATAACAATCAATTGCAAGATAgagaaaattaaatcaaaatcttgaaaattaaaatcaagtcaaGCTAAATCAATAACATGGCTTAAGAATTTAGCTACTCATTTTCTCAACTATCAACTCTAAATCAATAAAAGTGATCCAAATATCAAATTAACAAATGGGTctcaaataaaagaaaagaaaggaaaaaaagaaaaagaataaactcTATGTGTGTTTGATGAAGAACCCTTGCCTTAGCCTCCAAATGCTCTAAAAAAACTCTCTTCAAATCCTTGCTCTTTCTCAACAATGGAGTTTTCTGAGGTGTGTGgggaaggagtggaagcgtggattaaagggcattagaaccttgaatttcaaaaattatttctaaggttacatgcaccataccaagtgtcttataatcctaatcaattttcaatgcccaattgcataccaaaatatattttagcatgcattaaaattttatttgccattaaagattatgaattaatattttattcaattaaaccctaactaaaagagtgatttttaggtactaacctcttgatgcacaattgatgcaaatctgactcttaggatgttcttaggacctcaaatattgtccctctagtttgtccaccacaagcacacaccaaagttgcaatggtagcccctagattggcttctcaagccttttcaaccaattttgagatggggtttatgctttgtgaaggttgtatgaatgtattcggagttagaaacactttctaataattttaattcaagaagaaatcaaAGTTTAtcccttgaatcaattgagaaattgaagagaagAAGGAGACACCAAAAGTGACGGcaacttgagagaaaagagagagaagtgatttttttttttataacttttctgtatatacttaggtcaaaccctcacTAACTCTCTTGTCACATGTCATcataagatcccatcttgttattatttgatttaatcctatgaagccaagtgtcaagctctatttaaatcatgacatgtggtcttccatcataggaagacaagtggcaagatcatatggtgccatgtgttaccaccttatggtgccacatgtcactatcttatggtgtcacatgtcaccatcttatggtgtcacatgtcaccatgtgaaaagaccaatttgccccatgtgaaaagaccaatttgcccttaccttttaatttgagttctcaacccaaaattataatttctcctctttaaatcaatttatatcaaatataaattaattaattaattaatatctattaattaatttctcataattaaattcatatttaatcaaattaaatataaatttaatttatactatacatccaatagcctagatttggtttcaagtcatgctagggactttgcaatcttattgcaaaccaaacctctttaattaattaattaaactctttaattaatcaattaaatcacattttaaatggtgattagcttgtgtagatgtgtgacttactaggctcattacttattggcaatgagaaatgatattaattggcaatgagaaatgatattaactcttaatatcattagaactctttcttacagtaaatgatttctctaaatcatttcaggcatctcatagaccatggttgacacctagcatagtatgccatggctacccaatcagtaataaggaataccttaaatgaacctttaataatatgttaccatgcactagaatctctccgttacaaaatcctaattcaagctggagtcatgtttaatgtcaaaccccatttgctatgaatgtgaTGCCCCTTATCCGTTTactgtatagctgagcaagaagtgccatATTCGGTGCTGgaccaccctatcttgtcttatcatatccattgtgaaattttaatatcatttaaaaataggtattccatatgtggaattttttttttatatagcttatttctgtggagacccggacggaGCCtcttctattttattagcatctagcgggttccactaatcacctgttaacatgttcatattcattgcacacattttcatatcatatgctctttgatcatatcattcacaattatttatgagatctcaaaaagtATCATCTATTGTATTCAtaaagaaattcatagataataaattacaagtttacattacaatctcaaaatggaatacatcatgtgtttatgtacaatgaacaaaaagtataaaatctagacatacatgggccctactaaaAAGAAATACAACTGTAGAGATGACTAGTAAACACTGGCAAATCTGATCGGCCTCTGTATGAACACTACTCttgctgctgctgcggctgctcggactggtctccagtacctacgcgatggaaaatcaacgtgctaagtataacgcttagtggtgcataatttataataacaataattcaacaattgaaataataattacaattcataatttctgggtcttttacatttttattgcactttgggaacaatttaatttatcggaatcttttctgtttacttgttgtatattcaatcttaattaatcattttcaatgcccaagaaacctataacaaattataaaagctggatgcacgagagtatacgggttagacagccatatgtctaccctgtatatatCTGTCAGGCATGAGGCCAACTGTTGGGCACGAGACCCACTGTCAAGCTTGTAAAGCcggaaataaagtaggcataatggccagtaagtaggcatatagcctgtagaacaatcataccagacatatattgtcagttcatgattttctcggtagacaGTACtgttatctgtagtccctaattggtataccaatttatccaaattaaataaataagtctaggtatactatgggtaattaaacatttttaatcatTTTAGTACTATTCACTATCACTATTTTCTATTACTATTCAGTGGTACAATTAATTTCatgttaataggacattagtcccaatttacatattcatatcatttttaatatttaactaGCCTTAtgtgtattttaattatcatgtatagcatttttccatgaacctttatttaggttcattttgatatattaactttatctaggaatttagcTAGGTTAGGATGCTTATCtgatcacacttccttcataacaattgctcctctatgtttaaacttgaatttcagtttttgaatcactcaatttaggattatagaactcaagttatggtcaaaataccataactggtccatttgcctctaagctatccagaattggcaattcctagtcaataaactttgaccagtcatttgatcattttatggtcatttttagacttaggttccttcataagatttgttcctctatgtcttagggactctcaggtacaatttcaaaatttttcaaacttggtgtagtgagttatggtcaatgtattgacctagactcttaatcctataaaggcaatagtgaGTTAGGGTCTTTAcatttagaatttggcaaaggtgtctgaaTCAATGTTGCAGCCCTAAATATCATGTTTCTATATCGTATtgacacatctcaaatggaatttcctagtgggagttatggccaaatgaacacatgggtatcaaatggcattctgggttcaacttaacatttccaGATTTTAATtcttaactttggctaatattttccctaggatgcaatggtttctggagcttggtcaaaacataaaaattatagtgctatgtcttatataacttttggcactagtttcactcaatttgcaa
Proteins encoded:
- the LOC110651788 gene encoding putative receptor protein kinase ZmPK1 — translated: MAIPFLVLALPLILSSPFLSSASDTLSKGSSLSVENANDVLISPSGTFTAGFFPVGKNAYCFAIWFNEPFCNNNCTVVWMANRDHPVNGKRSELSLLKSGNLILTDADPVTVWATDTVSETSVHLHLQDSGNLALQNLEGEVLWQSFDFPADTLLPLQLLAKDKQLVSSRSQSNYSSGFFKLYFDNDNVLRLLYDGPDTSSIYWPDPELLSWEAGRSTYNNSRTASFDSLGNFSSSDNFSFMSADYGMTIQRRLTIDFDGNLRLYSREDRKDKWTVSWQAMSEPCKIHGSCGPNSICNYVPSSGRKCSCLQGFKMKDVTDWSLGCEPEFNLSCSTSETTYLRLTHVEFYGYDFAFFPNYTLDMCENLCSQRCDCKGFQFKFIKHDYPSNVPYCFAKTLLLNGRLSPNFEGDLYLKVPKTSPFFHQPVEELRLICSGEVAKQLGRVYAKHHENGSLKLVLWFALIIGAIEYFCIFLVWCCLIRTHQDMGAVKPGYLQIATGFRKFTYAELKKATRGFREEIGRGAGGIVYKGILCDHRVAAIKRLINEANQGEEEFQAEVNVIGKLNHMNLIEMWGYCAEGKQRLLVYKYMEHGSLAENLSSNALDWEKRFSIALGTAKALAYLHEECLEWVLHCDVKPQNILLDYDYQPKVSDFGLSHPLKRDSHEISRLSRIRGTRGYIAPEWVLNLPITSKIDVYSYGMVLLEIVTGKSPIADIEDRRLVSWMQEKIKEANDIDLMMEKIVDPKLAGKYDKTQMKILVRVALTCVHEDKDARPTMRKVVEMLLQSTIQQ